One genomic region from Aerosakkonema funiforme FACHB-1375 encodes:
- a CDS encoding alpha/beta fold hydrolase has product MQDWWQSTFPKGRQTLTIADARGYPVKIAYGEKGTGKPLFLVHGIGSWSYGWHHNIEELAKHFRVICFDAKGHGFSDKPHYSEELGHQIVEMGRIIRALCDEPAVVVAQSLGALIALAIAEENPDLLARLVLINVPVFPTQLPSLWMRLLAILPLDLVRSIDSLRLSYWLAPILRQIVAIGRREVVVDPAEITPEKVYWVSYPYIEFPNTVMKVTEDLQHAAVEIERSLKNEPNIIHNIQDNLLKVTCPVLILWGEQDQWFPAENAKKLQARLPNARLKIIPNCGHDAAAGSPEVVNSEILEFLRDSEYVSL; this is encoded by the coding sequence ATGCAAGATTGGTGGCAAAGTACATTTCCAAAAGGTCGTCAAACTTTGACTATCGCCGACGCCAGAGGATATCCTGTAAAAATTGCCTATGGCGAAAAAGGAACTGGTAAACCTTTATTTTTAGTACACGGTATCGGTAGTTGGAGTTATGGTTGGCATCACAACATAGAAGAACTCGCCAAACATTTTCGCGTGATTTGTTTTGATGCCAAAGGACATGGTTTTTCCGATAAACCACATTATTCAGAAGAATTGGGTCATCAAATTGTGGAGATGGGACGAATTATTCGCGCTTTGTGTGATGAACCTGCTGTTGTAGTAGCGCAATCTTTGGGAGCATTAATCGCACTAGCTATTGCTGAAGAAAATCCCGATTTATTGGCGCGATTAGTGTTGATTAATGTCCCTGTCTTCCCCACTCAATTGCCCAGTCTGTGGATGCGCTTGTTAGCTATTTTACCGCTAGATTTGGTGCGAAGTATAGATAGTCTCCGATTGTCATATTGGTTAGCACCAATATTGCGACAAATTGTGGCAATTGGGCGTCGGGAAGTTGTGGTCGATCCGGCAGAAATTACACCGGAAAAAGTGTACTGGGTTAGTTATCCTTATATTGAATTTCCCAATACAGTGATGAAAGTTACGGAAGATTTACAACACGCTGCCGTGGAAATTGAACGATCGCTCAAAAACGAACCGAATATCATCCATAACATTCAAGATAATTTATTGAAAGTAACTTGCCCTGTATTAATTTTATGGGGCGAACAAGACCAATGGTTTCCCGCTGAAAATGCCAAAAAATTACAAGCCCGCTTACCAAATGCGAGATTGAAAATTATTCCTAATTGCGGTCACGATGCGGCAGCAGGTTCTCCAGAGGTAGTTAATTCAGAGATTCTGGAATTTTTGCGAGATAGCGAGTACGTATCGCTCTAA
- a CDS encoding transporter suffix domain-containing protein: MSLKNLGLLIIVVSFLPWAAIIFVVPFIQIDLAHKAVLVTILAVVAEVLFWLGLVLVGKELATKYRRYFSFSRIWKSLKKLLR; this comes from the coding sequence ATGAGTCTAAAGAATCTAGGTCTGTTGATTATTGTTGTATCTTTCTTGCCTTGGGCAGCGATAATTTTTGTTGTGCCATTTATACAGATAGATTTAGCACACAAGGCTGTATTAGTAACTATTCTAGCTGTTGTGGCAGAAGTTTTGTTCTGGTTAGGTCTTGTCTTGGTAGGAAAAGAACTTGCTACTAAATATCGGCGTTATTTTAGTTTTTCTCGGATTTGGAAGAGTTTGAAAAAATTGCTCCGCTAA
- a CDS encoding carbohydrate ABC transporter permease, with product MPFLFWNRLLEWLIPVLLVITAFIVLLPLFAVFLTSFAPTGTTPSLAPWQKGWTWENYRQAWQRGNFLLAFANSTLVALAVTGFQVITSALAGYALARLKFRGRQALLLIVLATLVIPFQLLVIPIFLVLKWGHAINTYWALILPTAANGFGIFLLRQYFQTVPIELEEAAALDGANRLQILWRVMLPLSRPALVTLFLFTFIGEWNDLFKPLVFTTRPELRTVQLALADFQEQFTNNWPLMMAAVTIATVPILLLFLIGQRQFIRGIATTGIKS from the coding sequence GTGCCATTCCTGTTCTGGAATCGCCTCCTAGAATGGCTAATTCCGGTATTGCTTGTAATTACTGCGTTTATTGTACTGCTACCGCTTTTCGCAGTTTTTCTCACCTCCTTTGCCCCCACCGGGACAACACCCAGTTTAGCTCCTTGGCAAAAGGGCTGGACATGGGAAAATTATCGACAGGCATGGCAGCGCGGAAACTTTCTCCTCGCTTTTGCCAATTCAACTTTAGTCGCTTTAGCGGTAACTGGATTTCAGGTTATCACCTCAGCTTTGGCAGGCTACGCCTTAGCAAGGTTAAAATTTCGGGGACGGCAAGCTTTGCTGTTAATTGTTTTGGCAACGTTAGTAATTCCTTTCCAGCTATTAGTGATTCCCATTTTTTTGGTGTTGAAGTGGGGACACGCTATCAACACATACTGGGCTTTGATTTTACCGACAGCCGCGAATGGATTTGGCATTTTTCTGCTACGTCAGTACTTTCAAACAGTACCGATCGAATTAGAGGAAGCGGCAGCATTGGATGGGGCAAATCGGCTGCAAATTCTGTGGCGCGTGATGCTACCTTTGTCTCGTCCGGCATTGGTGACGCTATTTTTATTTACGTTTATCGGGGAGTGGAACGATCTGTTTAAACCGCTGGTTTTTACAACGCGACCGGAATTAAGAACGGTGCAGCTGGCGCTGGCAGATTTTCAGGAGCAATTTACGAATAATTGGCCTTTGATGATGGCGGCTGTGACTATTGCTACGGTGCCGATCCTGCTGTTGTTTTTAATAGGCCAAAGACAATTTATTAGGGGAATTGCTACAACTGGAATTAAGAGTTAA